One genomic region from Parerythrobacter aestuarii encodes:
- the mreC gene encoding rod shape-determining protein MreC gives MAPPSKRRSGHSRRAQYGQFTGYVLASIGALVGAVLLIISLFNPSAFGGVRGAANEVVAPAGEGVAVVRSESRSWLDSIAGYLQAGSQNDALKKEVELARIRLAEAEAIKQENARLKSLVDIDDSESEAIVISRVVGATAASTRRFAYLGVGSTDGVRRGMPVRSPQGFIGRVLEVSPNTSRVLLLTDSESVVPVRRATDDVVAFAEGRGDGLINIRLINLGINPLEAGDIFVTSGAGGFFRPGVAVAIVTKVNDDGAIARIISDPAETDFVAVEPVFQPETVRASQTPIEQALAAETED, from the coding sequence ATGGCGCCGCCTTCCAAACGGCGCTCCGGGCATTCTCGCAGGGCGCAATACGGACAATTTACCGGTTACGTACTCGCTTCGATCGGGGCGTTGGTCGGCGCTGTGCTGCTGATTATCTCTCTCTTCAACCCTTCCGCCTTTGGCGGGGTCAGGGGTGCGGCCAACGAAGTCGTTGCTCCCGCAGGCGAAGGGGTCGCCGTGGTGCGATCCGAAAGTCGCAGCTGGCTCGATAGCATCGCAGGATATTTGCAAGCAGGCAGCCAGAACGACGCTCTCAAGAAAGAAGTCGAACTTGCGCGCATCCGCCTCGCCGAAGCGGAAGCCATCAAGCAGGAAAACGCGCGGCTCAAGTCGCTGGTCGATATTGACGACAGTGAAAGCGAAGCAATCGTCATTTCGAGGGTTGTCGGGGCGACAGCGGCCAGCACCAGGCGTTTTGCGTATCTGGGTGTTGGATCCACCGATGGGGTGAGACGGGGGATGCCGGTCCGCTCGCCCCAGGGCTTCATCGGGCGAGTGCTGGAAGTTTCACCAAATACCTCCCGCGTCCTGCTGCTCACCGACAGCGAGAGCGTGGTACCCGTCCGGCGAGCGACCGATGACGTTGTAGCTTTCGCGGAAGGTCGCGGTGACGGACTTATCAATATCCGCCTCATCAATCTCGGGATCAACCCGCTCGAAGCCGGAGACATCTTCGTAACCAGCGGTGCGGGTGGATTCTTCCGCCCGGGCGTTGCTGTCGCCATTGTGACCAAAGTCAACGACGATGGGGCAATCGCCCGCATCATAAGCGATCCGGCGGAAACTGATTTCGTAGCAGTTGAACCGGTGTTCCAGCCGGAAACGGTGCGCGCCTCGCAAACGCCGATTGAGCAAGCGCTTGCGGCTGAGACGGAAGACTGA
- the mreD gene encoding rod shape-determining protein MreD: MERLNPASRRDRYGSRINRDHSPLLLALVPWGSIMLGAIVPFFILTSGMPIVPPLAFLFLLGWRLVRPGVLPVWAGLPLGLWNDLFSGQPMGCSVLLFSLTMLAIEILDSRFPWRNFVQDWITASLAIFAFLWLGAMFSGADISVTVVVSILPQVVLAILAFPIVARLVAALDRIRLLRVRVIG; encoded by the coding sequence ATGGAGCGGCTTAATCCTGCATCGCGGCGAGACCGCTACGGTAGTCGGATCAATCGCGACCATTCGCCTCTGCTGCTGGCATTGGTCCCGTGGGGCTCGATCATGCTGGGGGCAATCGTCCCGTTCTTCATCCTTACGTCCGGGATGCCGATCGTTCCACCGCTTGCATTCTTGTTCCTCTTGGGTTGGCGCTTGGTGCGACCCGGCGTCTTGCCTGTCTGGGCGGGCCTGCCCCTGGGCCTGTGGAACGACCTTTTCAGCGGGCAGCCGATGGGCTGTTCGGTGCTCCTGTTCTCCTTGACAATGCTGGCGATCGAAATTCTCGACAGCCGCTTCCCTTGGCGTAATTTCGTTCAGGACTGGATCACAGCATCACTGGCAATCTTCGCCTTTCTTTGGCTGGGTGCCATGTTCTCGGGGGCAGATATCAGCGTGACCGTCGTTGTTTCCATACTCCCACAGGTCGTGTTGGCGATCCTGGCCTTCCCTATTGTCGCGCGGCTTGTGGCTGCGCTTGACAGGATCCGGTTGCTACGCGTGAGAGTGATCGGCTGA
- the mrdA gene encoding penicillin-binding protein 2: MALGSAKLPVSSTTLKNRFDRRSFVLGSFGAGVGMLLAVRMGYIAIAENEKYATESESNRVNLTLIPPRRGWILDRNGAPLASNRADFRVDIIPERLVNPEREVATLAQLLGFDETRKADLLEQIDKGTSYQPVEVASGLDYEEFAAVSLRLPELPGVIPQRGFSRYYPTGPSVGHLIGYVGVANAEEYQQERDPLLVTPGYKIGKDGLEKQFEQKIRGEPGARRVEVTASGRIVRDLSTRPDKQGDPLHTTIDGPLQDYAARRIGLESGSVVVMDCDTGDLLCMASMPSFDPNSFSAGIGSVEYAMLRDDDRVPLRNKVLKGLYPPGSTVKPMHSMAFMKHGVDPSETIVCGGGRRVGNRFFNCWSNHGVVDMAKSVYQSCDSYYYHFAQQVGFDKVAAFAKEFGLGQEFDLPVLSQFYGTVPDPAWKQRKYDRAWEPFDTVNASIGQGYYLTSPLQLAVMATRLATGKAVTPRLLIDRKQPVFKSEGFNQDQLAYIRQAMSDVVNGPGTAGRGRLPFDDIKMAGKTGTAQVVSLSVSDGRSGPWKYRDHGLFVFFAPADKPKYAGAVVIEHGGGSGAAYPIARDVMTYLFDPAKGLEVLRDYEKQWGGTAKERLERKYAAYAEAAGETVVPLKERQDELLDRVDAEARAAAAQQEAIARETAAEGQPEGSRDGARRE, translated from the coding sequence ATGGCCCTTGGATCCGCGAAACTTCCTGTCAGCTCAACAACTCTCAAGAACCGTTTCGATCGACGCAGCTTCGTGCTTGGCAGTTTCGGGGCTGGCGTCGGCATGCTGCTCGCGGTGCGGATGGGATACATCGCGATTGCCGAAAATGAGAAATACGCGACTGAGAGCGAGAGCAACCGGGTCAATCTCACGCTGATCCCGCCTCGCCGTGGATGGATCCTCGATCGCAATGGTGCCCCCCTTGCCTCGAACCGTGCCGACTTCCGGGTCGATATCATTCCCGAACGCCTGGTGAACCCGGAGCGCGAGGTGGCAACGCTGGCGCAGCTGCTCGGTTTCGACGAAACTCGAAAGGCCGATTTGCTCGAACAGATCGACAAAGGCACCAGCTACCAGCCGGTCGAAGTTGCCAGCGGGCTCGACTATGAAGAATTTGCTGCGGTGAGCCTCCGCCTACCGGAGCTGCCCGGGGTAATTCCACAGCGTGGCTTCTCACGCTACTACCCCACCGGGCCAAGCGTCGGCCACCTGATCGGGTATGTCGGCGTGGCCAATGCCGAGGAGTACCAGCAGGAACGCGACCCCTTGCTCGTGACGCCGGGCTACAAGATCGGCAAGGATGGTCTTGAGAAGCAGTTCGAGCAAAAGATCCGCGGTGAGCCCGGCGCGCGCCGTGTCGAAGTGACTGCGTCCGGCCGTATCGTACGCGACCTCTCGACCCGTCCGGACAAGCAAGGCGACCCGCTCCACACCACCATCGATGGACCGTTGCAGGATTATGCAGCGCGCCGCATCGGGCTGGAGAGCGGCTCAGTTGTCGTGATGGACTGCGATACCGGCGACCTGCTTTGCATGGCTTCCATGCCCAGTTTTGATCCCAACAGCTTCTCGGCCGGCATCGGCAGCGTCGAATATGCCATGTTGCGCGACGATGACCGGGTGCCACTCCGTAACAAGGTTCTCAAAGGGCTCTATCCGCCGGGTTCTACCGTCAAGCCCATGCATTCCATGGCCTTCATGAAACACGGGGTCGATCCATCCGAAACGATCGTCTGCGGTGGGGGACGTCGCGTCGGCAACCGCTTCTTCAATTGCTGGAGCAACCACGGCGTCGTGGACATGGCGAAGAGCGTCTACCAGAGCTGCGACAGCTATTATTATCACTTCGCCCAGCAAGTCGGCTTCGACAAGGTGGCGGCTTTTGCCAAGGAATTCGGTCTCGGACAGGAGTTCGACCTGCCGGTCCTGAGCCAGTTCTATGGCACTGTGCCTGATCCGGCCTGGAAGCAGCGCAAATACGATCGCGCGTGGGAGCCGTTCGACACGGTCAACGCTTCAATTGGCCAGGGCTATTACCTCACAAGCCCGCTCCAACTGGCGGTCATGGCAACCCGTCTTGCTACCGGCAAGGCGGTGACGCCCCGGCTCCTGATCGATCGCAAGCAGCCAGTATTCAAGAGTGAAGGCTTCAACCAGGATCAGCTCGCTTACATCCGCCAGGCCATGAGCGATGTGGTGAACGGCCCCGGTACTGCAGGGCGCGGTCGCTTGCCGTTCGACGATATCAAGATGGCTGGCAAGACCGGCACTGCGCAAGTTGTGTCGCTGAGCGTCTCCGACGGTCGGTCTGGCCCGTGGAAATATCGCGACCACGGTTTGTTCGTGTTCTTCGCCCCCGCCGACAAGCCGAAGTATGCGGGCGCTGTTGTCATCGAGCACGGAGGAGGGTCTGGCGCAGCATATCCCATTGCGCGCGACGTGATGACCTATCTGTTCGACCCGGCAAAAGGTCTCGAAGTATTGCGAGACTATGAGAAACAGTGGGGCGGAACCGCCAAGGAACGGCTCGAACGCAAGTATGCGGCCTACGCGGAAGCTGCTGGCGAAACCGTCGTGCCTCTCAAGGAGCGGCAGGACGAGCTGCTGGACCGGGTCGATGCAGAAGCCCGCGCGGCAGCTGCACAACAAGAAGCCATCGCCCGTGAAACTGCGGCAGAGGGACAACCCGAGGGGTCCAGGGACGGAGCACGACGCGAATGA
- a CDS encoding rod shape-determining protein — protein sequence MSFFSNLLKFGSQNMAIDLGTANTLVYVQDQGIILNEPSVVAIETINGIKRVKAVGDDAKMMMGKTPDSIEAIRPLRDGVIADIEIAEEMIKHFIRKVHGKKSLFRYPEITICVPSGSTSVERRAIRDAASNAGASQVYLILEPMAAAIGADMPVTEPVGSMVVDIGGGTTEVAVLSLRGLAYTTSVRTGGDKMDEAIVSYVRRHHNLLIGESTAERIKKDYGVAVSPADGVGETITIKGRDLVNGVPKEITINQAHIAEALSEPIGAIVEGVRIALENTAPELAADIVDQGIVLTGGGALIAGLDEHLREETGLPVSIAEDPLSCVAVGTGRAMEDPIYRGVLMTA from the coding sequence ATGAGTTTCTTTTCCAACCTCCTGAAATTCGGCTCCCAGAACATGGCTATCGACCTTGGGACCGCGAACACCCTCGTTTATGTCCAGGACCAGGGCATCATCCTCAACGAGCCGTCCGTCGTCGCGATCGAGACGATCAACGGGATCAAGCGGGTCAAGGCCGTAGGTGACGATGCGAAGATGATGATGGGCAAGACGCCCGACAGCATCGAGGCTATCCGCCCACTGCGCGACGGTGTTATTGCCGACATCGAAATCGCCGAAGAAATGATCAAGCACTTCATCCGCAAGGTGCATGGGAAGAAGAGCCTTTTCCGCTATCCGGAAATTACCATTTGTGTCCCTTCAGGCTCGACCTCGGTCGAACGCCGCGCAATCCGTGATGCCGCGTCCAACGCTGGTGCATCGCAGGTGTACCTGATCCTCGAGCCGATGGCGGCTGCGATTGGTGCAGACATGCCAGTGACCGAGCCGGTCGGTTCCATGGTCGTCGACATCGGCGGCGGCACGACCGAAGTTGCGGTGCTGTCGCTGCGCGGCCTCGCCTACACCACTTCGGTCCGCACCGGTGGCGACAAGATGGACGAAGCGATCGTTTCCTACGTCCGTCGTCACCACAACCTGCTGATCGGTGAATCCACCGCCGAGCGGATCAAGAAGGATTACGGCGTTGCCGTTTCGCCTGCCGACGGCGTTGGCGAGACCATTACCATCAAGGGGCGCGACCTGGTGAACGGCGTGCCGAAGGAAATCACCATCAACCAGGCGCATATTGCCGAAGCGCTGAGCGAGCCTATCGGCGCAATCGTCGAAGGCGTCCGTATCGCGCTCGAGAATACCGCCCCGGAACTCGCTGCCGATATCGTAGACCAGGGTATCGTTCTGACGGGTGGCGGCGCGCTCATCGCCGGTCTTGATGAACATCTGCGCGAAGAAACCGGCCTGCCGGTGAGCATCGCCGAAGATCCGCTTTCCTGCGTTGCCGTGGGGACCGGCCGCGCGATGGAAGATCCGATCTACCGCGGCGTGTTGATGACCGCCTAA